Proteins from a genomic interval of Treponema succinifaciens DSM 2489:
- the xylA gene encoding xylose isomerase: MSFFKGSKEYFPGIGQIKYEGPESKNPLAFKYYDAEKVVMGKKMKDWLKFTVAYWHSFCADGGDPFGSGTREFTWKTPEEKVDAAFEFITKLGCGYYAWHDRDICPEGTSPADSEKKLSHITDLLLERQKETGVKLLWGTANVFNNPRYMNGAATNPDFDVVAQAASQIKAAIDNTIKLGGAGYTFWGGREGYMSLLNTDMKAEKEHLAMMLTLARDYARKQGFTGCFYIEPKPMEPTKHQYDYDSETVIGFLRAHGLDKDFKLNIEANHAELAGHEFAHELTVCVDNGMLGSIDANRGDPVNGWDTDQFPVSIYETTQAMLQVIRMGGFTTGGLNFDAKVRRNSVAPEDLFIAHIGGMDIFARGLEKAVQLIEDRRIPSMLKERYASFETGNGKAFAEGKLTLDQVASLAKPYEQVAKTSGKQELYENILNQICLG, from the coding sequence ATGTCATTTTTCAAAGGTTCAAAGGAATATTTTCCAGGAATTGGTCAGATCAAGTACGAAGGTCCGGAATCAAAAAATCCGCTCGCATTCAAATACTATGATGCTGAAAAAGTTGTAATGGGCAAAAAGATGAAAGACTGGCTCAAATTCACAGTAGCCTACTGGCATTCTTTCTGTGCAGACGGAGGAGATCCTTTTGGAAGCGGAACACGCGAATTCACCTGGAAAACTCCAGAAGAAAAAGTTGACGCGGCATTTGAATTCATAACCAAGCTAGGCTGCGGATACTACGCATGGCACGACCGCGACATCTGTCCAGAAGGAACAAGCCCTGCTGACAGCGAAAAAAAACTTTCACATATCACAGATCTTCTGCTTGAACGTCAAAAAGAAACAGGTGTAAAACTTCTTTGGGGAACTGCAAACGTATTTAATAATCCGCGCTACATGAACGGAGCCGCAACAAATCCTGACTTCGATGTAGTTGCGCAGGCAGCAAGCCAAATAAAAGCAGCAATCGACAACACTATAAAACTTGGAGGAGCAGGCTACACATTCTGGGGCGGACGCGAAGGCTACATGAGCCTCTTGAACACAGACATGAAAGCAGAAAAAGAACACCTCGCCATGATGCTTACCTTGGCGCGCGACTACGCAAGAAAACAAGGATTCACCGGCTGCTTCTACATCGAGCCTAAGCCAATGGAACCGACAAAACATCAGTATGACTATGATTCAGAAACTGTAATCGGATTCCTCCGCGCTCACGGACTCGATAAGGACTTCAAGCTGAATATCGAAGCGAACCATGCTGAACTTGCAGGTCACGAATTTGCGCACGAACTTACAGTTTGCGTAGACAACGGAATGCTTGGCTCAATCGACGCAAACCGCGGAGACCCTGTAAACGGCTGGGACACAGACCAGTTCCCGGTAAGCATTTATGAAACGACACAAGCTATGCTTCAAGTAATCAGAATGGGCGGATTCACAACTGGAGGACTTAACTTTGATGCGAAAGTCAGAAGAAATTCAGTTGCTCCAGAAGATTTGTTCATTGCGCACATCGGCGGAATGGACATCTTTGCGCGCGGACTTGAAAAAGCCGTTCAGCTTATCGAAGACAGACGCATTCCTTCAATGCTAAAAGAACGCTATGCAAGTTTTGAAACTGGCAACGGAAAAGCTTTCGCTGAAGGAAAACTCACGCTTGATCAAGTCGCTTCACTTGCAAAGCCTTATGAGCAAGTTGCAAAGACTTCCGGCAAACAGGAACTTTACGAGAATATCCTCAACCAGATTTGCCTTGGATAA
- the xylB gene encoding xylulokinase has product MKTVAGIDLGTQSMKVVLYDYETRKSLESSSCPMELISESDGTREQKTEWYKKGLEVCFSKISSEGKKSIQAIGVSGQQHGFVPLDSEGNPLYNIKLWNDTSTAKECELITNAAGGQNEVVKEVQNFILPGFTAPKILWLKLHKKELFEKLHYIMLPHDYLNFLLTGNYVMEQGDASGTALFNSKEKKWSKKICEAIDESLLKKLPKIIASDEPSGFVSKKAADWLGIPKGAAVSSGGGDNMMSAIGTGAVKSGTLTMSMGTSGTLYGFTDSSVADPAEGISGFCSSSGGYLPLLCTMNCTVASEEIRTLLNLDVKEFDAEAEKSSPGCEGVFVLPFFNGERTPNLPHGKASITGLTVANCNRANIARAALESAIYSMRTGLDSFKKHGFTPKELRLTGGGAKSKVWRQIAADIMNLPVKVPVSSEAAAFGAALQALWCLKKLQGTPVSMESLAEIHVALDESKTTLPNEKNALEYSKAFEEYKILVNQLSPLYK; this is encoded by the coding sequence ATGAAAACTGTCGCTGGAATTGACTTGGGAACACAAAGCATGAAAGTTGTTCTCTATGATTATGAAACTAGAAAAAGTTTGGAAAGCTCATCTTGCCCAATGGAACTTATTTCAGAATCAGACGGAACAAGAGAGCAAAAAACTGAATGGTACAAAAAAGGACTTGAAGTCTGTTTTTCAAAAATTTCTTCAGAAGGAAAAAAATCAATACAAGCGATTGGAGTTTCTGGACAGCAGCACGGCTTTGTTCCTTTGGATTCAGAAGGAAATCCGCTTTACAATATAAAACTTTGGAATGACACTTCAACTGCGAAAGAATGTGAACTTATTACAAATGCTGCTGGCGGACAAAATGAAGTTGTAAAAGAAGTTCAGAATTTTATTTTGCCAGGATTTACAGCACCCAAAATTTTGTGGCTCAAGCTGCATAAAAAAGAACTTTTTGAAAAACTCCATTACATAATGCTTCCCCATGATTATTTGAATTTTCTTCTTACTGGAAATTATGTGATGGAGCAGGGCGATGCTTCTGGAACTGCTTTGTTCAATTCAAAAGAAAAAAAATGGTCAAAAAAAATCTGCGAGGCAATCGATGAATCACTTTTAAAAAAACTTCCCAAAATTATTGCAAGCGATGAGCCTTCAGGATTTGTTTCAAAGAAAGCTGCTGACTGGCTTGGAATTCCAAAGGGCGCGGCTGTTTCTTCTGGCGGCGGAGACAACATGATGAGTGCAATCGGAACTGGAGCCGTAAAAAGCGGAACACTTACAATGAGCATGGGAACTTCTGGAACTTTATACGGTTTTACCGATTCTTCTGTTGCAGATCCTGCGGAAGGCATTTCAGGATTCTGCTCCTCTTCCGGCGGATATTTGCCGCTTCTTTGCACAATGAACTGCACGGTTGCTTCCGAAGAAATCAGAACGCTTTTAAATCTTGATGTAAAGGAATTCGATGCTGAAGCTGAAAAGTCAAGCCCCGGATGTGAAGGAGTTTTTGTGCTTCCGTTTTTTAATGGAGAGAGAACTCCGAATCTTCCGCACGGAAAAGCAAGCATAACTGGACTCACCGTAGCAAACTGCAACAGAGCCAACATCGCAAGGGCAGCACTAGAAAGCGCAATATATTCAATGAGGACAGGACTTGATTCATTTAAAAAGCACGGCTTTACACCAAAGGAACTTAGACTGACTGGAGGAGGCGCAAAAAGCAAAGTGTGGAGACAGATTGCGGCGGACATTATGAATCTTCCTGTAAAAGTTCCAGTTTCATCAGAAGCTGCTGCATTTGGAGCTGCACTGCAAGCTTTGTGGTGTCTAAAAAAATTGCAGGGAACTCCAGTTTCAATGGAGAGCCTCGCGGAAATACATGTTGCGCTAGATGAATCCAAGACAACTTTGCCAAACGAGAAAAATGCTTTGGAATACAGCAAGGCATTTGAAGAATATAAAATTTTGGTGAATCAGCTTTCGCCATTATACAAATAA
- a CDS encoding AraC family transcriptional regulator, which translates to MEIKETAFIYKLIAGEKLAWHGRYHSHGEMEFEIHFFSEGEGTFFSNRTSYSIRNNTLFLVFPREFHSILPKEVKKPLTYYAVLFSLSKSEKKLYQLLINSSSRKKNQPVASNETASIKFILEDIMKFSKSDSADLKKSADLLLESCLFRWFGKQNKTEGKIAAQKKSKSAKSYVEHSIKFMEKKVYTRCTVSEVANFCGISEEHFIRIFKDEMQMTPHQYFLRLKIQTAALALINSSSTVSEIADEFSFENQFHFSRVFKKCTGLAPSSYRAGFSS; encoded by the coding sequence GTGGAAATAAAAGAAACTGCCTTTATTTACAAATTGATTGCCGGAGAAAAACTTGCCTGGCACGGACGCTATCATTCGCATGGAGAAATGGAATTTGAAATTCATTTTTTTTCGGAAGGAGAAGGAACATTTTTTTCAAACAGAACTTCTTACAGCATAAGGAATAACACATTGTTTCTAGTTTTTCCGCGCGAGTTCCATTCAATTCTGCCAAAAGAAGTAAAAAAGCCTCTTACTTACTATGCGGTTCTTTTTTCGCTGAGCAAATCCGAAAAAAAACTATATCAATTATTGATAAATTCTTCGAGCAGAAAAAAAAATCAGCCGGTCGCTAGCAATGAAACTGCCTCAATAAAATTTATACTTGAAGACATAATGAAGTTTTCAAAGTCGGATTCTGCGGACTTAAAAAAATCTGCGGATCTGCTTCTTGAAAGCTGCCTGTTCCGCTGGTTTGGAAAGCAAAATAAAACTGAAGGAAAAATCGCAGCTCAAAAAAAATCAAAATCTGCAAAAAGTTATGTCGAGCATTCGATAAAATTTATGGAAAAAAAAGTTTACACAAGATGCACTGTTTCAGAAGTTGCGAATTTCTGTGGAATTTCGGAAGAACATTTTATACGAATTTTTAAAGATGAAATGCAGATGACTCCGCATCAATATTTTTTGCGCCTGAAAATTCAAACCGCTGCCCTCGCCTTGATAAATTCCTCAAGCACAGTTTCTGAAATTGCAGATGAATTTTCTTTTGAAAATCAGTTTCATTTTTCAAGAGTATTCAAAAAATGCACAGGACTTGCTCCGTCTTCTTACCGGGCGGGATTTTCATCATAA
- a CDS encoding J domain-containing protein: METMYDKLGDLLNETLKSGQVKFKKKIKYSEKEIPHEEKKSEENFSKENVSKNKTRAEQKNQTEHLKNKISSLKKITPEVERACRLLDITASANQDDVKKAYKEKLKYFHPDKYDKNPVLKKVATNKTRMIVEAYELLMKSF, translated from the coding sequence ATGGAGACAATGTATGACAAGCTCGGTGATCTTTTAAATGAAACTTTAAAATCCGGGCAAGTAAAGTTTAAAAAGAAAATAAAATATTCTGAAAAAGAAATTCCGCATGAAGAAAAAAAATCAGAAGAAAATTTTTCTAAAGAAAATGTCAGCAAAAATAAAACTAGGGCAGAACAAAAAAATCAGACTGAGCATTTAAAAAATAAAATTTCATCTTTAAAAAAAATAACGCCGGAAGTTGAGCGCGCTTGCAGACTTCTTGATATAACAGCTTCTGCAAATCAAGATGACGTAAAAAAGGCTTACAAAGAAAAGCTGAAATATTTTCATCCAGACAAATATGACAAAAATCCTGTGCTAAAAAAAGTTGCGACAAATAAAACACGAATGATTGTTGAAGCTTACGAACTTTTAATGAAATCTTTTTAA
- a CDS encoding sigma-54-dependent transcriptional regulator yields the protein MKFTILIIDDEKNIREGLAANFELEDYNVKTAASGKEGLELISKGDIDLVITDLRMPGISGEEVLNHVVTETPGIPVIILTGHGSIDSAVDAMRHGAYDFLTKPLNLDQLDMIVKRALESRQIKIEHQELKKEVAENSALKEMIGSSIAMQKIQETIKKAAASKASVLITGESGVGKEVVARAIHALSPRHDKTMINVHCAALSETLLESELFGHEKGAFTGADHLQKGRFELAHGSTIFLDEIGEINQNVQIKILRVLAEKKFERVGGEQTIEVDVRVIAATNKNLEEEIKAGRFREDLYYRLNVIHIHVPPLRERKSDLPLLISAFLEEFNKENGKAVKEFSGKAKAAIMKYDWPGNIRELRNCVESAVVMSSGDEINIEDLPPAVAKSSQENSIAIPFGITLDEAEKIIIQQNLASNKNNKSKTADILGIGRKTLQRKLSEWGEDEEKSDGDNV from the coding sequence TTGAAATTTACAATTTTAATTATAGATGATGAAAAAAACATCCGGGAAGGACTTGCGGCAAATTTTGAACTTGAAGATTACAATGTAAAAACTGCTGCTTCTGGCAAAGAAGGTCTTGAGCTGATTTCAAAAGGCGACATAGACTTGGTAATCACAGATTTAAGAATGCCTGGAATTTCTGGTGAAGAAGTTTTAAATCATGTTGTAACAGAAACTCCAGGAATTCCAGTTATTATTCTTACTGGTCACGGAAGCATCGATTCCGCAGTAGATGCAATGAGACATGGCGCTTATGATTTTCTTACAAAGCCGCTAAACCTTGATCAACTTGATATGATTGTAAAACGTGCGCTGGAAAGCAGGCAAATCAAAATTGAACATCAGGAGCTAAAAAAAGAAGTCGCTGAAAATTCTGCATTAAAAGAAATGATAGGCTCTTCCATCGCAATGCAAAAAATTCAGGAGACAATAAAAAAGGCGGCTGCATCCAAGGCGAGCGTTCTCATCACTGGCGAAAGCGGAGTTGGAAAAGAAGTTGTTGCCCGTGCCATTCATGCTTTGTCTCCGCGGCACGACAAAACCATGATAAATGTCCATTGCGCGGCTCTAAGTGAAACTCTCTTGGAAAGCGAGCTTTTCGGACATGAAAAAGGTGCTTTTACAGGAGCTGACCATTTGCAAAAAGGCAGATTTGAACTTGCCCACGGAAGCACAATTTTTCTTGATGAAATCGGGGAAATAAATCAGAATGTTCAGATAAAAATTCTTAGGGTTCTTGCTGAAAAAAAATTTGAACGTGTCGGCGGAGAGCAGACTATAGAAGTTGATGTTCGTGTAATTGCGGCGACAAACAAAAATCTTGAGGAAGAAATAAAAGCTGGAAGATTCCGCGAGGACTTGTATTACAGACTGAATGTAATTCACATTCATGTTCCGCCGCTCCGAGAACGAAAAAGCGATCTGCCGCTTTTAATTTCAGCATTCTTGGAAGAGTTCAATAAAGAAAATGGAAAAGCAGTAAAGGAATTTTCTGGAAAAGCAAAAGCTGCAATTATGAAATATGACTGGCCTGGAAACATAAGGGAACTTCGCAATTGTGTTGAAAGCGCAGTCGTAATGAGTTCGGGAGATGAAATAAATATTGAAGACCTTCCGCCTGCAGTAGCAAAAAGCTCACAGGAAAACAGCATTGCAATTCCGTTTGGAATAACTTTAGATGAAGCTGAAAAAATAATCATTCAGCAAAATTTAGCTTCAAATAAAAACAACAAAAGCAAAACGGCGGACATTCTTGGAATAGGAAGAAAAACATTGCAGCGAAAACTTTCAGAGTGGGGCGAAGACGAGGAAAAATCAGATGGAGACAATGTATGA
- a CDS encoding two-component system sensor histidine kinase NtrB: MADFVEKASEKITKLSDEQLERLLNTVREENKIYDSIIQSIPSGLVIVDNNWCITKINKSAKRYLHFFHLHLIKSDPVWNLIADEEVSNFISFCAQKQNTNTNEEFSIVSADDKARFIVVSILPLVCDGKIAGTIIFIEDITAKRQQEILMHRMESLKSLTNLAASVAHEIKNPLGAISIHIQLLQKSIKKCREGDGQLPDEKFMEKYLSVVNEEIENLNKIVMDFLFAVRPLKVNMTLSEPDSIIEKSINFFMPEFENCGIEVSVNLQGNRNRLLIDEKLFREIFINIVQNAKAAILSSKKSNGKLAINSFIKNDHYILTIADNGCGMDEATCSRIFEPYYTTKADGTGLGLTTVYKIVKEFRGEITVNSELDEGTVFTVQIPVPQKETMLLEE, from the coding sequence ATGGCAGATTTTGTTGAAAAGGCATCTGAAAAAATTACAAAACTTTCCGATGAACAGCTTGAACGTCTTTTAAATACAGTCCGCGAGGAAAACAAAATATACGATTCAATAATTCAAAGCATTCCTTCAGGACTTGTAATCGTTGATAACAATTGGTGCATAACAAAAATAAATAAATCTGCAAAACGTTATCTCCATTTCTTTCATCTTCATCTGATAAAGTCAGACCCTGTTTGGAATCTTATAGCGGATGAGGAAGTTTCAAATTTTATTTCATTTTGCGCGCAGAAACAAAACACAAATACTAACGAAGAATTTTCTATAGTTTCCGCAGATGACAAAGCAAGGTTTATTGTTGTTTCAATTCTGCCTCTTGTTTGCGACGGAAAAATTGCGGGAACAATTATTTTTATTGAAGACATAACTGCAAAACGCCAGCAGGAAATTTTGATGCACAGAATGGAAAGTCTAAAGAGCTTGACAAATCTTGCGGCATCAGTTGCACATGAAATAAAAAATCCGCTTGGCGCAATAAGCATTCATATTCAGCTTTTGCAAAAATCGATAAAGAAATGCAGAGAAGGCGACGGTCAGCTTCCTGATGAAAAATTCATGGAAAAATATCTTTCTGTCGTGAATGAAGAAATTGAAAACTTGAACAAAATTGTAATGGATTTTTTGTTTGCTGTTCGTCCTTTAAAAGTAAACATGACACTTTCCGAGCCTGATTCGATAATAGAAAAGTCAATAAATTTTTTCATGCCGGAATTTGAAAATTGCGGAATAGAAGTTTCTGTAAATTTGCAAGGAAATAGAAACAGACTTTTAATTGATGAAAAACTTTTCCGAGAAATTTTTATAAATATTGTGCAAAACGCAAAAGCTGCAATTCTTTCCAGCAAAAAAAGCAACGGAAAACTTGCCATAAATTCTTTTATAAAAAATGATCATTACATACTTACAATTGCGGACAATGGCTGTGGAATGGACGAGGCGACTTGCTCAAGAATTTTTGAACCGTACTACACAACAAAAGCCGATGGAACTGGACTAGGGCTTACAACTGTTTATAAAATTGTAAAAGAGTTTCGTGGAGAAATAACTGTAAATTCAGAGCTTGATGAAGGCACTGTTTTTACTGTGCAAATTCCTGTGCCGCAAAAAGAAACTATGCTTCTTGAAGAGTAA
- a CDS encoding DNA polymerase III domain-containing protein has protein sequence MFENILNQSATKLLQDDIEKKRFPNSILFSGPSSSGKLSCALETARVLSCANSGEWNCTCLNCRQHKAMVSQNLLICGAGNRTLEIAAAKKTLISQNIQNTKHLEASRYLYLRAVRKLISKFNSVLWNGDDKLSKFSPLLQNIEEGLEKIQPGRILPDDEELRKILDSIEKDCTKLESSFLYSSLPVLQIRNFSSWAHLSSSNGRKVLIIENADLMADSARNALLKILEEPPEDVIFILTTTKRGAILPTILSRVRTYNFFERSPEQQRNVINRIFHYEPDFNDEKEFSSITQFMQSFLTVKPELVKSCAADFFSNVAKGHIPDIPKIISTCASFEPRILFKIFICGIIESQENLKTSAAGSEVSFNVLKQLRTSLNNVEIFNQNPSACLEELARNLMHINYMNDGILKKLA, from the coding sequence ATGTTTGAAAATATTTTGAATCAAAGCGCGACAAAACTTTTACAAGATGATATTGAAAAAAAACGTTTTCCAAATTCCATTTTGTTTTCAGGTCCTTCATCCTCTGGAAAACTTTCCTGTGCTTTGGAAACTGCGAGAGTTCTTTCATGCGCAAATTCCGGTGAATGGAACTGCACTTGCTTAAACTGCCGTCAGCATAAAGCTATGGTAAGTCAAAATCTCCTTATTTGCGGTGCTGGAAACCGAACGTTGGAAATTGCTGCCGCAAAAAAAACTTTAATAAGCCAAAACATTCAAAACACAAAACATCTTGAGGCTTCAAGGTACCTTTATTTGCGCGCAGTAAGAAAACTGATTTCAAAGTTCAATTCTGTGCTTTGGAATGGAGATGACAAGCTTTCAAAATTTTCTCCACTTTTACAAAATATAGAAGAGGGACTTGAAAAAATTCAACCAGGAAGAATTCTTCCAGATGACGAAGAACTGAGAAAAATATTAGACTCAATTGAAAAAGACTGCACAAAACTTGAAAGCAGTTTTTTGTATAGTTCTCTTCCTGTTTTGCAAATAAGAAATTTTTCCTCCTGGGCGCACTTAAGCTCAAGCAATGGAAGAAAAGTTTTAATTATTGAAAACGCAGATTTAATGGCAGACAGCGCAAGAAATGCGTTACTGAAAATTCTTGAAGAACCTCCAGAAGATGTGATTTTTATACTTACAACGACAAAGCGCGGCGCAATCCTTCCGACTATACTTTCAAGAGTCCGCACTTACAATTTTTTTGAACGCTCACCGGAACAGCAGAGAAATGTTATAAATAGAATTTTTCACTATGAACCTGATTTCAATGATGAAAAAGAATTTAGCAGCATAACACAATTCATGCAGTCATTTTTAACAGTAAAGCCTGAACTTGTAAAATCTTGCGCAGCTGACTTTTTTAGCAATGTAGCCAAAGGACACATTCCCGACATTCCTAAAATAATTTCAACTTGCGCTTCGTTTGAGCCAAGAATTCTTTTTAAAATTTTTATCTGCGGAATTATTGAATCTCAGGAAAATTTAAAAACATCTGCCGCAGGTTCAGAAGTTTCCTTTAATGTTTTAAAACAACTTAGAACTTCATTAAATAATGTTGAAATTTTTAATCAGAATCCTTCAGCCTGCCTTGAAGAGCTTGCAAGAAATTTAATGCACATAAATTATATGAATGATGGCATTCTAAAAAAATTAGCTTGA
- a CDS encoding CvpA family protein, translated as MMFPAIDIVFLLVVLTFAIIGAINGFLNEVFGKAAPVVSIWVAILFYGRLVSPIEKHLKIHLVSVVLSFLLIFIIAFIVMKILQTAIKNIFGGEIFKDLDRFLGFVFGFLEGLAVVGVVLILMKAQPWFNVDTILDGSFFSRILNPVISIPLESLSKAVEKNSSVPLAIPLEQIQGN; from the coding sequence ATGATGTTTCCCGCAATCGATATTGTTTTTTTGCTTGTTGTTTTGACATTTGCAATTATTGGAGCAATAAACGGATTTTTAAATGAAGTGTTCGGAAAAGCAGCGCCTGTCGTAAGCATTTGGGTTGCAATTCTTTTTTACGGACGGCTGGTTTCTCCAATTGAAAAGCATTTGAAAATTCATTTAGTGTCTGTTGTTCTTTCTTTTTTGCTGATTTTTATAATTGCATTTATTGTTATGAAAATTCTTCAGACCGCAATAAAAAATATTTTTGGCGGTGAAATTTTCAAGGACTTGGATAGATTCTTAGGTTTTGTTTTTGGATTTTTGGAAGGACTTGCTGTTGTTGGCGTTGTTTTGATTTTAATGAAAGCCCAGCCTTGGTTTAATGTTGACACAATTCTTGACGGAAGTTTTTTTTCAAGAATATTAAATCCAGTCATTTCAATTCCGCTTGAAAGCCTTTCAAAAGCAGTTGAAAAGAATTCATCAGTTCCGCTTGCCATTCCACTTGAACAGATACAAGGAAATTAA
- the murG gene encoding undecaprenyldiphospho-muramoylpentapeptide beta-N-acetylglucosaminyltransferase: MSRKKIVIAFAGGGTGGHIYPGIAIADELKKNSNESTKIEIHWIGNSKGMDSAIIEKNLLSSGGSIFCFHGIPCGKLRRYFSLKNFTDFFKIFAGFIKSFFILKKIKPDFLFSKGGFVSVPPCAAAAILKIPYFTHECDFTPGLATRINSKKASKILISYEETKNYFSSFQKEKCIVTGNPVRPAFYNDSSEAGKKFLGIDNGCKKNILLILGGSLGANQINNLVIECLDELKKDFIVVHQTGKKFAQENPDIMSSGDDSYKPYEFIFNEMVSVIQSADIIISRAGANSLWECAVCSKPMILIPLCGAGTRGDQVDNAEYFASKGAAIALTGKDATKENLLNALSEMKISETRNKFAENCKSICKEKKPSEIIANLILEQIKI; the protein is encoded by the coding sequence ATGTCTAGGAAAAAAATTGTAATCGCTTTTGCTGGCGGCGGAACAGGCGGACATATATATCCGGGAATTGCCATTGCTGATGAACTGAAAAAAAATTCAAATGAATCAACTAAAATTGAAATTCACTGGATTGGAAATTCCAAAGGAATGGATTCTGCAATAATTGAAAAAAATCTTTTATCATCAGGCGGAAGCATTTTTTGTTTTCATGGAATTCCGTGCGGAAAACTTCGTCGTTATTTTTCACTTAAAAATTTCACAGACTTTTTTAAAATATTCGCAGGATTTATAAAGTCGTTTTTTATTCTAAAAAAAATAAAGCCAGATTTTCTTTTTTCAAAAGGCGGTTTTGTAAGCGTGCCTCCGTGCGCCGCCGCAGCTATTCTAAAAATTCCATATTTTACTCACGAATGCGATTTTACACCGGGACTTGCCACAAGAATCAACAGCAAAAAAGCTTCAAAAATTTTAATTTCCTATGAAGAAACAAAAAACTATTTCAGCAGTTTTCAAAAAGAAAAATGCATTGTTACAGGAAATCCAGTTCGACCGGCATTTTACAATGATAGTTCAGAAGCCGGGAAAAAATTTCTTGGCATAGATAACGGCTGCAAAAAAAATATTCTTTTAATTTTAGGCGGAAGTCTTGGTGCAAATCAGATAAACAATCTTGTAATTGAATGCCTTGATGAGCTAAAAAAGGATTTCATTGTTGTTCATCAAACTGGAAAAAAATTTGCTCAGGAAAATCCTGATATTATGTCTTCCGGCGATGACAGCTACAAGCCTTATGAATTTATTTTTAATGAAATGGTTTCTGTAATTCAATCCGCGGATATAATAATTTCCAGAGCTGGAGCAAATTCTTTATGGGAATGTGCCGTTTGTTCAAAGCCGATGATTTTAATTCCTTTATGCGGTGCAGGAACAAGAGGCGACCAAGTTGACAATGCGGAGTATTTTGCAAGCAAAGGTGCCGCCATTGCTTTGACAGGGAAAGATGCGACAAAAGAAAATCTTCTTAATGCATTATCTGAAATGAAAATTTCAGAAACTAGAAATAAATTTGCTGAAAACTGCAAGTCCATTTGCAAAGAAAAAAAGCCTTCTGAAATTATAGCAAATCTGATTTTGGAGCAGATAAAAATATGA
- a CDS encoding ankyrin repeat domain-containing protein: MKWLIFAQALQEEKANRTEIFFTSNKCDSEKIILNKNEKSLKDILEKIPSSDGFLFFSDVENSALILSCVLGFCYGKNMPVLVLDEEKKFIKLFPCENKKLSLKNFYSENELFNWLEKNIENLKSESLKRANKNSLLEQGISCSADSFEFYLEKEKTGICKSILNSGIDVNSKTLQGVPLLCVATRNDSKEMLELLLEKGADINEVSEDRGYSPVMDAVWRKNYEIAKLLIDHGADLSTMSSDGQSILVLAVGNGNSKIVKLLLNSGADPDVKDSMGMSARDYASLFKNEELMKLMGKK, from the coding sequence ATGAAATGGTTGATTTTTGCTCAGGCGCTTCAAGAAGAAAAAGCAAACCGCACTGAAATTTTTTTTACTTCAAATAAATGCGATTCTGAAAAAATTATTTTAAATAAAAATGAAAAAAGTTTAAAAGATATTCTTGAAAAAATTCCAAGTTCTGACGGATTTTTATTTTTTTCCGATGTTGAAAATTCTGCGCTGATTTTATCTTGCGTTTTGGGCTTTTGCTATGGAAAAAATATGCCAGTTCTTGTTTTAGATGAAGAAAAAAAATTCATCAAATTATTTCCTTGTGAAAATAAAAAACTGTCTTTAAAAAATTTTTATTCTGAAAATGAGCTTTTTAATTGGCTTGAAAAAAATATTGAGAATCTAAAATCAGAAAGTTTAAAACGCGCAAACAAGAATTCACTTTTGGAGCAAGGAATTTCATGCAGCGCAGACAGTTTTGAATTTTATCTTGAAAAAGAAAAAACTGGAATTTGCAAATCAATTTTGAATTCTGGAATAGATGTGAATTCAAAAACATTGCAAGGAGTTCCGCTTTTGTGTGTTGCAACGAGAAATGATAGCAAGGAAATGCTTGAACTTCTTCTTGAAAAAGGCGCGGACATAAATGAAGTTTCAGAAGACAGAGGATATTCTCCTGTGATGGATGCTGTCTGGCGGAAAAACTACGAAATTGCAAAGTTGCTTATAGACCATGGTGCGGACTTAAGCACAATGAGTTCGGACGGCCAGTCTATTCTTGTTCTTGCAGTTGGAAACGGAAATTCAAAAATTGTAAAACTGCTTTTGAATTCCGGCGCAGATCCTGACGTAAAGGACAGCATGGGAATGAGCGCGCGTGACTATGCATCGCTTTTCAAAAATGAAGAACTTATGAAACTGATGGGAAAAAAGTAA